In the genome of Ktedonobacteraceae bacterium, the window TCAATGGCTGTTGATGATTGAAGAAATCAAAAGGTGTCTCCACACTCAACCATCCCCGGCGCGGCGTGCGCAACTGCGGCAGCAGCTTGTCCGAAATATAAAGAATGCCGCATATCTGCGGGCCAAGCAGCCATTTATGCGAGGCGCCGGACAGGTAGTCGACATCCAGCGCCTGCACGTCGATATCAATCGCCCCCAGCGCCTGCATCGCATCGATGCCACACAGCACGCCCCGTTCGTGGCAATGACGAGCAATAGCTGCGACATCATTACGAAAGCCGCTCGAAAACTCCACGAGGCTCAACGTTACCAGCCGCGTGCGCTCCGTGATATTCGCCACGATATCCTCGACCACGATGCGGTGGTTGCGCGCCGGTACCTGAATGTAATGGACGCCCAATTCTTCTAGATTCAGCCAGGGATAGACATTGCTGGGAAATTCGCCCTCGGCGCTGAGGATGATGTCGCCATCCTGCCAGCGCAGTCCCTGCGCTATGGTCATAAAGCCGTCGCCTGTGCTATAGGTCAGAGCAATCTGGTCGGGACGAGCATGAATCAAATTTGCCAGGCGGCGATGGGACCCGGCTTCATATGCGGACCAGCGCTCGAAGTTGATGTTGCCATACAACGAAGTATCATCGACGTAATCGTGCAGCGTTCGCGCCGTCGGTCTCGGCAGCGGCCCGTTGGCCGCGTGATTCAAATAGGTGCAGTGCCTGGTTACCGGAAAGAACAGCTCGCGTAGCTCCGTAAGGCCCTCTTCCTCGCCCGAAAACTCGTGTTCCCCTTCCTCTAGCAGTAAAAGCGGTTGCAACATGTCGTCTAACGAAGGAAGAGCGGGAATGTGTTCGTAACTGGTCATGACAAAAGATAGCTCCTTGGTAGCTGGATAGTTTTGTATTCCCCGTGAAAGGATCAGATGGATTGAATCCTCGTGAATTTCAGTATAGCATATCTCGTGCCTCTCCAGGATGATCATTCGTTCGCCCTGGAGAGGTAGCTGACTCTGCTCAGGCCTTCACAAAGCTGAGAATCATGAAGAAAGGGAAATGATAGCCGGCGGGAATGAGCGTATCACTGCGCCGTTTGAAGAATCCTTCATGCGTAGGCACATCGACCAGACGTTGCAGTTGAAACCCCGCCAACAGGCAGGCATCTATATATTCTTGCAGCGTGCGATGATAAAAATAGACTTTGACACCTTCTTCCGCCATACCACGGTACGCGCACTTCTTGCCGGACTCGAAGTAATCGCTAATATGGCTGCGCACGACGAAAGAGTAGGGATTATTCATTGAAAATACCAGGTGTCCCCCACTTTTTGTGACCGATCCCAAGGTTCTGAGAAACCCCTGGTAGTCAAAGACATCATTGAGAACCAGGTGGCTCACGACCAGGTCGAAATGGTTTTCATAAGCAGGCAGCGGCAGGCTGAGGTCTGCAACCTGGTAAGTAATAGCGTCTTGCGGGTCTTTCGCGCGTGCAATCTCGATCAGCCGCGCGGAGATATCGATGCCTGTAACCTTTGCGCCACGCCTGGCAAGAATACGCGAGAGATAGCCCTCGCCACATCCGGCATCCAACGTGACCAGGTCGGAAACATCGTCCAATACCTGCAAGAAGAGAGGCATGATCGGCTCTTGTTCAATCCCCTTTGCCTCGCGCGCTTTGACCATATCAGCATACTCGGTGGCATAGTCGCTATAATTATCAACTTTGCTATCCATTAGCAGTCCTCTTTCCTTTTGTTTATTGCATTTGCACCTGACCTTTTCGGGTCTGAGGGTATACTTATCGTGCGCGGATGCGCCAGGGTCAAGTCCTTTTCCCCGTCTCCCGCTTGGGCTTGAAATGAACCTTGGCTTTGATAAAGAGCAACAATGCTCCTGGCCGCCTCAAGTACCTTCTCGCGTAATTCCTGTGGCTCTATTACAATCACCTGCGCGCCAAAGCTCAAAACGTACTCGCAGGCATTATGCTCGCCCTCAAATAGCATCGCAACCTGTACCCACCCGTCAGCGTCCGGCGGTTCAGTGCTGATGATGCGTGCGTATCTGCCCACAGTGCGCAT includes:
- a CDS encoding aminotransferase class V-fold PLP-dependent enzyme; this encodes MTSYEHIPALPSLDDMLQPLLLLEEGEHEFSGEEEGLTELRELFFPVTRHCTYLNHAANGPLPRPTARTLHDYVDDTSLYGNINFERWSAYEAGSHRRLANLIHARPDQIALTYSTGDGFMTIAQGLRWQDGDIILSAEGEFPSNVYPWLNLEELGVHYIQVPARNHRIVVEDIVANITERTRLVTLSLVEFSSGFRNDVAAIARHCHERGVLCGIDAMQALGAIDIDVQALDVDYLSGASHKWLLGPQICGILYISDKLLPQLRTPRRGWLSVETPFDFFNHQQPLRTGAGRFEHSSSNRLPIIGMDASLGVFESLEGGMQAVEARILGLTGYVIAGLERLGYPVVSPQGAGERSGIVCFKPHPDRQDMSVQSIVDELAARSIYGAARSDVVRISPHFYNTPEELDRLLNALEEMKRGSNN
- a CDS encoding class I SAM-dependent methyltransferase, with protein sequence MDSKVDNYSDYATEYADMVKAREAKGIEQEPIMPLFLQVLDDVSDLVTLDAGCGEGYLSRILARRGAKVTGIDISARLIEIARAKDPQDAITYQVADLSLPLPAYENHFDLVVSHLVLNDVFDYQGFLRTLGSVTKSGGHLVFSMNNPYSFVVRSHISDYFESGKKCAYRGMAEEGVKVYFYHRTLQEYIDACLLAGFQLQRLVDVPTHEGFFKRRSDTLIPAGYHFPFFMILSFVKA